The genome window CAAACAACAGACGTACCTATGGATCCGCGCGTGGGACCCGGAAACGTATCCAGGGCCGTACGGCTATCCAGCGTATCTTGCAGAAGTTGAGCCGCTACTGGTCGGGCTCGCATACGAGGCGTGGCCCGATTACCTTCTTAACCACAACGAAGTCCCGAGTGACGCACCGGCAAACAGCCGCGAGTTCGAATTTCGACCTGTCGAGGAGGATCACTGAACGGCTTCCCCGGATCCTGTGGCAAATTCACGTGCGCAACGACAAAGGTAGTGGTTCCAGTAGTCCCGAGTATGTCCACAGATACGGATCGCGACAACGGCAGGTTCGAAGAGAAGGTCCCAGACAACGACATTCTGTTGGTCTTCGAGCGTGTGAGTTGGCAGTTCCACGGGCCGCTGGAGAACGCACTCACAAACCTCGTTGCCGAATAACGGCACTGTCAACCTAAATCCAGAAACCTATTTATAGCTACGGGGTTTAGAGTATACACAGATGCTCACCAAGGTCGGACTCGCCGTCATTGACGTATTGAGCACCGGCCGTGAGGCGACGACAGCGGAGCTCGCGACAGAAACCGAGTATTCGCAGGCACACCTCTACGATGTCCTCGATGAGTTGCTGGAAGCAGGCCTCCTCGTCGAAGTCCGTGGGCCCAATAACCTGCGCCGCGTCTCAGTTACGGACCATCCGGTCGTTGAAGCGTATCGGAGTCTCCGATCAGAACTCGGCCACGTCGAGTGGGCAGATCTCCTTTCGCCGGCCCTCCTCCGAGTGTGCTGGTATCTTGACGAGCCCCGCCGAGTATCCGAGATCGCGGAGCGACTCGGAGTCACTCGGCAAGGCGTTCACAAGGCGCTATCTCCACTCAAGCATCGAGCGATGCTGTCCCCTTCGGGTCCGGAGTACGCGTTGACCGATGGCCTCTCCCCCCTGCTGGCGTTCGCCCGTGCTGTCGTGCGTCACGAACACCGGTCGCGAGTCCGAGCGGTTGCTCCGAGTGCGACCGTCGAGTGGTGCGACCCGAAACGGGCGCTCGTCCGTGTCCAGACAGCCGAGGATACGGACGCATTACAGACCGCACCCGACTGGCAACCTACCGGACTCGGTCGATTTGAAGCGTACGGACTGCAGTTCTTCCTCGCAGGGGAACCCGCGTTCTGGTATGCGCCAGACGAGGAACTCACGCCGACCGACGTGGTGTGCCACACGCTCGTCCTCGATAGCGGCTCCCGCCGCGTCAGCTATGCGATGCTCTTGATAGAGCAGCTGGATATCGATCAGGAAACGCTGATAGAGACGGCAACGTGGTACAATCTGGAATCCACGGTGGGCGCACTGTACCGGCCACTCCGAGGGGATTTCAATGCGTCGGATGACTCCCCTGTCGTGCTCCCGAGTGAAGCAGAATTCACGGCACTCAAAGAGCAATACGGAGTCTCATGACGATCTTCAGGGGTAGCGAGGCGATCAAAGCGTTTCTCGACGAGTTCGACAGTTGGCTCTCGGAGTCCGTGACGGTGTATCTCCTCGGAGGCTCTGCGATGACGGTTCAGGGGTTGAAAGATCAGACCGAGGATATCGACCTAGCGCTGGGTGTGGTATCTGAATTTGAGCACGTCTACCAGACGCTCACAGCGCAGGGATTCACGGTCGTCGACGAGCCAACCGAGTCGTTCGAGGGCGTCGGGAGAACTGTCGAGTTACATGACAACGAGCGCGGCATCCAGGTCGATCTCTTCGAACGGCAAGTTGTCGGGAAAGTGTGGATCACCGATCGGATGCATGACCGAGCCGAAGAGTTCTGGACCGGGCGTTGCGTAACCGCATTCATCCTCTCGGATGAGGATATGTTCCTGCTGAAAGCAGTTTCTGGCGGTGATCTAGCGAGTGGCCGGCGACGCGACATTGAGGATATGCGGATGTACGCCCAGCGTGGCCTGGACTATGAGGTGATTCTGACCGAGATCGACCAACAGCGACCGTTCAACACCGGCACGACCGAAGCACGACAGATTCGTGACCGCTCACACCCGCTGTTCGCAATCGAGATTACGGTGAACTCCCTATCAGGGCTGCCCGCCACGTTTACGTCCCATATCGAGGAGTTCGCGACAGTGTTTGAAGTTGAATATACTGTGTTAGGAGCTGTCGACGATGGCATCAACAACGTCGAAGCGATCCGAGAGCGAGTTCTCTCGAATGTGCGAGCGTTTTCCGGCGATCAAAAAGACGCCATTGACGATGCGATTGATCGACTGGTGGGCAAACAGATCCTCGAACGCGACGGGGACACAATCCGACTCCACTGAGCGAACCTTCTGTGAGAAGCCCCTACACCGGCAGTCGGAGCTCTAACGGTGTCTACAGCGATCACTTGCGATTTTCGTGATACAGACGTTTCACAGCATGTGGGCACAACAGCGAGGGCGACGGTGATGAGTCGTCTGTTCTGTCTTTCTCGCCCTCGAGAGGTGGAGGCTACAGAGATGGAGCAGTCTACGATTAGCGACAGAAGTGACGACGAGTTCCCGCCCAAGAAGCGTCTGGAAGCACCGAACACGCGCCTGATCAAGGCCGGGATCGCGACGATTTCCGATATGGAGACACTTCGGGAGTGTGTTGCCTACGAGAACACCCACCAGAACCGAACACAGATTCTGCGCCATCTCAAGTGGAAAGCTGAAGAGCTGCGCGAGGAAGAGAAGTAAGCAGCTCCTTTAACCAACAATCAGCGAACGATTTCCTATTGTTGGTTAACTAGATGCAGTCGGAGTTTTTTTTGCCCCAAAGAGGGTGAGGGCTCCATTAAGAGTCCTCGTTCAGAGGTGACTTCCAATGAGTCAACAACAGAGTGACGACACCGCCTCAATCGACGACATCCCGGTCGATATCGACACCACACAATCAGCAGAGATCGATCCCGCCGACGTCCCCGACGAAATCGAGTCCATCACCCGTAGTCTCGCCGATGAGCAGCCGCCAACGAATCCGCTGGTCGTGCTGAAAGCGGCGCGCTGGTGGTACATTCACGGTAAGGGCGGGACAGATCCCGCCTTCCAGTGGGCCATCGAGTGGGCGCGTCACCTTGCAATAGACAAACCCAGTGAATACGAGCGGTCCGACGAGTTCCTTGAGTACCTCGTCACAGTCGGCTTCGCTGACGAACCTCACGAACTCCGCTAACCGACAGCCCGGGTTTTTGTGCGCCTGCTCTTTATCACTGATCCGCGTGTTAGGAACCAGAATATAATAGTTCAAACTATTATAGTTCTATTCCTAATTCCGGAGCGTATAAACGAGATCACCAAAGGAGCCGGCATCGAGAACACCAACACGTCGTACTACTTCGACCGGCTGGAAACGCTCCAGATCATCAAGAAACACCATCCAGCACTCGCCGACCCGGCGCGCAGCAAGCGGACCCGGTACCAGATTCGTGATCCCGTATTCCGGTTTTACTTCCGCTATCTCTACGGCCGCGAGGGACAGTACGAACTCTACGGCGAGAACGCCTACGCGGATCTCATCAAACCGGAATTGCCTGACTTCGTAAGCGAAACGTTCGAATCGCTCTGTCACCAGGTTGTGCCAGATCTCTATGCAGACTACCAACTCACGCAGGTGCCAAGGCAGTGGTGGTACAAGGGCCGGAGGTAGATGTTGTCGCAACAACTGACGAGTCAACGCTGATCGCTGGCGAAGCGAAATTCACCAACACTCCCCTCGGCTATGACGGGCTCGCGGGTCTCGAAGACGACGTCCCCTATATCGACTGGACACCACCTGGAGGCGATGAGCCGACGTATGAATTCGCCTTGTTCAGCCGCTCTGGGTTCAAACGCTCCGTCGAGGAAGCAGCAGACGAACGTGAGGACCTCCGTCTCTTCGATCTCTCCGATATCGTTGCCGTTCTCGAGAGTGGGACCGACCAGTAAACACCCCACCCGAGTCGTTCTCGAGATGGAGAACTCGACGAACGCAGTCATGCTAACATCTACTCGTGGAGGAATATCGTGATTCAATGTTAACCTATAAAAATCTCGTCTGTATTGACACGATTATGTCATTGGAAGGGCCGGGACGCCCGATATTCGAGTGGCTTGACGACGGATATCTCGAGAGACTCGTCGTCAAACTCAATGCACTCCCATCTGGCGACCAATTCCAGCGGGAAGTAGTCGAGGATCTCGAACAAAAACTTGGGATTGCGGGTACAGAACGGACCTATGAGGAGCTCCAGGACGCACATGGGGCGCTCGTCGGTTCGATAGAAGGCGACGAGGATCGACTACCATGGTGGTTGTCGGAATTCGAGTGGACAGTCAACAGTGAACAGCTATCACGACTCACGCTGGAAAGTAGTACGTTGGGTGAATTTGAAGAATATCCTCGTGAATCGACCTACGTCGAGTCGATTGAACTGACCGGTGCGACAACATTTCGAAAGACACTCGATGCTCTCGTCAGCCTGGAGGGCGAACTCAACCAAGTCTTGGAGGCTGATCCCGCTGCCCTCGCGAAAGACTATGATATCGATCCGAGTGACTACAATATCCCAGATCAGTTCTTCGAGCTACCGGAGGCGAGTGTCGCAACGACGAGTTCTGCAGAAGAATGGGTTCAGCAGGTAATCAGTCTTTGTCCACCCGCAGACCCATCGCTCACGGCGTTATTACGTGTAAACGTTGGAGTAAAGCAACGACACGCTAAAAAGGAATTAGACGATGAGGAACGACAGCGATTGGAGACACTCAAACTCATCACGTCCGACGAAGAAGACGAGCGAATTTTCAATGAAACGTACTATGAGAATCTCATTCAGTTGCTTGAGACCGACGCCC of Natranaeroarchaeum aerophilus contains these proteins:
- a CDS encoding ArsR family transcriptional regulator: MLTKVGLAVIDVLSTGREATTAELATETEYSQAHLYDVLDELLEAGLLVEVRGPNNLRRVSVTDHPVVEAYRSLRSELGHVEWADLLSPALLRVCWYLDEPRRVSEIAERLGVTRQGVHKALSPLKHRAMLSPSGPEYALTDGLSPLLAFARAVVRHEHRSRVRAVAPSATVEWCDPKRALVRVQTAEDTDALQTAPDWQPTGLGRFEAYGLQFFLAGEPAFWYAPDEELTPTDVVCHTLVLDSGSRRVSYAMLLIEQLDIDQETLIETATWYNLESTVGALYRPLRGDFNASDDSPVVLPSEAEFTALKEQYGVS